ATGCCAAAATCGGTTCAATTGGAAAACCTTCCCCACTTTACAATTTAAAATTATTGGATGAAAATGACAATCCCGTGGAAATTGGTGAAGAGGGAGAACTTTGTTTTGATGTATCAGAAGGTGTTCCTCCAGGATTATTCAAAGAATACTTCAAAGATCCAGTTAAACAAGCACAACAGGTTCATGACGGATACTACCACTGCGGAGACACCGCATGGATGGACGAGGACGGATACGTTCACTTTGTCGGAAGAAATGACGACATCATCAAATCCTCAGGTTACCGTATCGGACCTTACGAAGTGGAAAGCGCAGTGCTTTCACACGATGCTGTTGCACACTGTGCGATTACAGCATTTCCAGATGAAGTCAGAGGTCAAATCGTAAAAGCCAGTATTGTTTTACAGCCTGACTACGAACCTTCAGATGAACTTACAAAAGACATTCAAGATCATGTTAAACGTGTTACAGCACCTTATAAATACCCTAGGAAGGTCGAATATGTTGACGAACTTCCAGAAACTATCAGTGGTAAAATAAGAAGAGTGCAAATTAGAGAAAACGACAAAAATCAATAGGAGATTATTATGGTGGATGAAGAAATATCTTTTCCAGTTATCAATTCTGAATTATGCAAAGGATGCAAAAGATGCATAACGGGATGCCCGCAGAATGCTATTTTGCTTTCAGATGACATGAATAACGCAGGATATCAATACGCTTATTACAGCGGAAATGGCTGTACCGGATGCAAGGACTGTTACTTTACATGTCCGGAGCCATTGGCACTTGAAGTACATCAATACAAAAAGATAGTTGATGATACAGTTGGTAGAATGATTAGAGCCAAAGTGGCCAGCAAAGGGGGAAAATAAATGAGCAATCAGATGGTTAAGGGAAATACGGCAGTCGTTATCGGCGCAATGTATGCCGGCTGTGACTGTTTTTTCGGATACCCTATTACTCCTGCAAGCGAAATACTGCATGAAGCCTCAAAATACTTCCCGATGGTCGGAAGAAACTTCGTTCAGGCCGAAAGTGAAGAGGCATCAATCAATATGGTTTACGGTGCGTCAGGTACGGGCCACAGAGTCATGACCTCATCATCAGGACCTGGTATCAGTTTAATGCAGGAAGGATTCACATTTCTAGCAGGTGCAGAATTGCCTGCGGTTATCGTTGATATCATGAGAGCAGGACCTGGACTCGGAAACATCGGACCTGAACAGGGAGACTACAATCAGGTCGTAAAGGGCGGAGGCCACGGAAACTACAAAAACATAGTTTTGGCTCCGAACAGCGTTCAGGAAATGTGCGACTTGACAATGAAGGCATTCGAACTTGCAGACAAATGGAGAAACCCTGTAGTCGTTTTGGCTGACGGTACATTAGGACAGATGGCAGAACCATTGGTATTTCCCGAAAAAGCGATTGAGCCTAAAAACGACAAGCCATGGGCAGTAAAAGGAAATAAGGAAACCATGGAAAACCTCATTACTTCAATTTACAATGATTTTAATGAACTGGAAGACTTCAACTACAAGCTTCAGGAAAAATACGCTGAAATAGAGGCTGAAGAAGTAATCTTTGAGGAATATCAGCTTGAAGACGCAGAAATCGTTCTGGTTTCATATGGAATCAGCTCAAGAATCGCAAGATCAGCTGTTGACAAAAGCCGTGAAAAAGGCCTGAAAGTAGGACTTTTAAGGCCGATTACGTTATCACCTTTCCCAACCGATAAAGTTAAAGAGTTATCCGATAAAGGAGTCAGCTTCATTTCCGTGGAAATGAGTAACGGCCAGTTACTGGCTGACGTTCAGTTTGCGGCACTAAGAAAAGATGATACTTATCTGGTTAACAGAATGGGCGGTAACCTGATTGAACTGAAACACGTGCTTGCCAAAATCTATGAAATAGCAGGCATTGAAGATGAGAACTTAGATACTTCCGGGAGAAGTGAAGAAAAGGCAAGCCCGAACATTATTGATTAAGGATGTGGAAAGATGAGTGAAGAAATTAATAAAGATTATGAATTGCAGATACGTAGAAATCCACAATCCCTTTTAGAAGAGTATCCTAGAAAAGGAACCAACATTCAATCTACTCACTACTGTGCCGGTTGTGGACATGGAATATTGCACAAATTAATAGCTGAATGTATGGATGAGCTTGGAATACAGGAAAGATGCGTTATGATTTCTCCTGTAGGATGTTCAGTATATGCTTATTTCTATTTCAACTGCGGAAACTTCCAGACCGCTCACGGAAGAGCACCTGCAGTAGCCACAGGTATTTCAAGAGCCGAAGATAATGCAATTGTAATGAGTTATCAGGGAGATGGAGATTTGGCTTCAATCGGTTTGAATGAAACCCTTCAGGCTGCAAACAGAGGAGAAAAGATTGCAGTATTTTTCGTGAACAACACAGTTTACGGAATGACCGGTGGACAGATGGCTCCTACAACATTAATCGGTGAAAAGACAGTTACCTGCCAGACCGGAAGGGATCCTGACTATACCGGACACCCTACGCACATGTGCGAGTTAATCAATACATTAAAGGCACCGGTATTCATTGAAAGGGTTTCACTTGCAAATCCTTTAAAGATAAGGCTTGCCAAATTTGCAATCAAGCAGGCACTGACCGTTCAAAAGGAAGGCAAAGGTTATTCATTCGTTGAAGTGCTATCACCTTGTCCTACCAATTTAAAGCAGGATGTTGCAAGTGCACAGAAATTCATTGAAGAGCAGATGGAAAAGGAATTCCCTGTTAAAAACTTCAGAAACAACCTATACAAAAAGGAACCTGTTAAGAGACCTCCAAGTGACTTTTCAACCGAATCACTGGACAAGATATTCAATGTTAACAGGACAGAAGGCTCAGGCTATGTTGATGAGGATATCGAACCTGTAAGCATTAAAGTTTCAGGATTTGGAGGTCAGGGAGTATTGAGTGCCGGTTTGACGATTGCCCAGGCAGCATGTGCGGAAGGAAAGCACGTGTCATGGTATCCTAGCTACGGACCTGAACAGAGGGGAGGAAAATCCAACTGTTCAGTTGTGATTTCAAACGAAACAATAGGAACTCCCGTTGTTGATGACATTGACATTCTTATCGCTTTAAACAAACCTTCACTTGAACAGTTCTCAGCTGACGTTAAGGAAGGTGGAGTTATACTTTACGACGCAAAAATCGGCGAATTTGAAACCGACAGAAACGTTAAGGTTATTGCAATGCCTTGTGTTGACATTGCAGAAGAGCATGGAAACGCAAGAACCGCAAACACTGCGCTTTTAGGTGCATTAACCGAATTGGGTGACGTTTTAAAACGTGAATCCTATGAAAACGCTATTCGTGAAATGTTTGCATCAAAGCCTAAGGTCATTGACGTGAACATTGAAGTTTTAGAAGCCGGAGCGGAATGGTTAAAAAACAATTTATAGTGTGATTTAATGACATATAAAGAACTTTCAAAAGATTATCTGGAAAATTACGGTTTAAGTATAGGAGATACCATCAAAGTTCACAAGGAAGACATTTCCTATACCGGTATTTTGCTTGACAGGCCTGAAGACGCCGATGACGGATATTTGGTTATCAAACTGTCAAGCGGTTACAATATAGGCGTGGCCATTGACAATACCACAGCCGAGTTAATTGAAAAGGGAGACAAGCCTAAAATCGGCTATGACGAAGAGGAAATTCCAACCGACCCTTCCAAGCAGAACATTTCTATTGTATCTACCGGAGGTACTGTATCTTCAGTCATCGATTACAGGACAGGAGCTGTGCATCCTAAGTTTACAGCATCCGATCTGGTAAAGGCCAACCCGGAATTATTGGATTATGCAAATTACAACGTAAAGGCGTTATATAATATATTAAGTGAAAACATGAAGCCTGAATATTGGGTGAAAGCCGCTGAAGAGATTGCTTCAGATATTTCCGAAGGCGCTGACGGCGTTGTAATAGCTCACGGTACCGATACTATGCACTATACTGCAGCCGCATTGAGCTTCATGCTTAAAACTCCTGTTCCAATAATAATTACTGGTGCGCAGAGAAGTTCAGACAGACCTTCAAGCGACGCAAACATCAATCTGATTGATTCCGTTATTGCAGCAAAGTCAGACATCGCTGAAGTCTGCGTGTGCATGCACGGAAGCCTTAACGACGAATACACTTACCTCCACAGAGGAACGAAGGTAAGAAAAATGCATACAAGCCGCAGAGATACATTCAGAAGCATTAACGCTCAGCCGATTGCTAAAATCCAAAATAAAAAGATCAACGTTAATCCCGAGTACAATTATGTCAAACGTGGCGAAAATGAACTGGAAGTGAATACAGCCATTGAAGAGAAAGTCGGATTCATCAAGAGTTTTCCGGGAATTTCAGAAGAGTTCATCGAATATCACATTGATAAGGGATATAAGGGAATCGTAATTGAGGGAACCGGTCTCGGACACGTTCCAGACAATCTGATTGAGTCATTCAAAAGAGCAGCGGACGAAAAGATTCCTGTAGTTATGACCTCACAATGTCTCTACGGCAGGGTTAACATGAACGTTTATTCAACGGGCCGTGAAATAATCGATGCCGGAGTAATCTCCGGAATGGACATGACCCCTGAAACCGCCTATGTCAAATTATGCTGGGCATTAGGTCAAAGCGACGATTACGATGAAGTTAAAGAGATTATGCAAAATAATATTGCAGGTGAATTTTCACAAAAATCATCAATTAAGGATTTCTTGAATTAGGGTGGTAAAATGGATTATAACGAATTAGGATTAAAAATGGGACTTGAAATTCATCAGCAATTAAACAGCGAACATAAATTATTCTGCCCATGTAAAAC
This genomic interval from Methanobrevibacter millerae contains the following:
- a CDS encoding 4Fe-4S dicluster domain-containing protein, which encodes MVDEEISFPVINSELCKGCKRCITGCPQNAILLSDDMNNAGYQYAYYSGNGCTGCKDCYFTCPEPLALEVHQYKKIVDDTVGRMIRAKVASKGGK
- a CDS encoding 3-methyl-2-oxobutanoate dehydrogenase subunit VorB; translated protein: MSNQMVKGNTAVVIGAMYAGCDCFFGYPITPASEILHEASKYFPMVGRNFVQAESEEASINMVYGASGTGHRVMTSSSGPGISLMQEGFTFLAGAELPAVIVDIMRAGPGLGNIGPEQGDYNQVVKGGGHGNYKNIVLAPNSVQEMCDLTMKAFELADKWRNPVVVLADGTLGQMAEPLVFPEKAIEPKNDKPWAVKGNKETMENLITSIYNDFNELEDFNYKLQEKYAEIEAEEVIFEEYQLEDAEIVLVSYGISSRIARSAVDKSREKGLKVGLLRPITLSPFPTDKVKELSDKGVSFISVEMSNGQLLADVQFAALRKDDTYLVNRMGGNLIELKHVLAKIYEIAGIEDENLDTSGRSEEKASPNIID
- a CDS encoding 2-oxoacid:acceptor oxidoreductase family protein, which produces MSEEINKDYELQIRRNPQSLLEEYPRKGTNIQSTHYCAGCGHGILHKLIAECMDELGIQERCVMISPVGCSVYAYFYFNCGNFQTAHGRAPAVATGISRAEDNAIVMSYQGDGDLASIGLNETLQAANRGEKIAVFFVNNTVYGMTGGQMAPTTLIGEKTVTCQTGRDPDYTGHPTHMCELINTLKAPVFIERVSLANPLKIRLAKFAIKQALTVQKEGKGYSFVEVLSPCPTNLKQDVASAQKFIEEQMEKEFPVKNFRNNLYKKEPVKRPPSDFSTESLDKIFNVNRTEGSGYVDEDIEPVSIKVSGFGGQGVLSAGLTIAQAACAEGKHVSWYPSYGPEQRGGKSNCSVVISNETIGTPVVDDIDILIALNKPSLEQFSADVKEGGVILYDAKIGEFETDRNVKVIAMPCVDIAEEHGNARTANTALLGALTELGDVLKRESYENAIREMFASKPKVIDVNIEVLEAGAEWLKNNL
- the gatD gene encoding Glu-tRNA(Gln) amidotransferase subunit GatD, yielding MTYKELSKDYLENYGLSIGDTIKVHKEDISYTGILLDRPEDADDGYLVIKLSSGYNIGVAIDNTTAELIEKGDKPKIGYDEEEIPTDPSKQNISIVSTGGTVSSVIDYRTGAVHPKFTASDLVKANPELLDYANYNVKALYNILSENMKPEYWVKAAEEIASDISEGADGVVIAHGTDTMHYTAAALSFMLKTPVPIIITGAQRSSDRPSSDANINLIDSVIAAKSDIAEVCVCMHGSLNDEYTYLHRGTKVRKMHTSRRDTFRSINAQPIAKIQNKKINVNPEYNYVKRGENELEVNTAIEEKVGFIKSFPGISEEFIEYHIDKGYKGIVIEGTGLGHVPDNLIESFKRAADEKIPVVMTSQCLYGRVNMNVYSTGREIIDAGVISGMDMTPETAYVKLCWALGQSDDYDEVKEIMQNNIAGEFSQKSSIKDFLN